The Streptomyces sp. NBC_00659 genomic interval AGGTGTAGCCGGGTTGGCGACGACGGGGCGAGCGCCGGAACACCGCGCTGGCAGAGATGAGGGCGAGGAGCAGGCCGAAGGGCCAACGCAGCATGTCCCAGGCGGTCTTGGCGCCTCCGTCGACGTGATAGACCGTCACGACGGCGGACGCCAGGTCGCCGCCGGCCACCATCAGGACGAAACCGAGGCCGAGCGGGATGCCCGCGCTCAGGGACATGACCAGGCCGCGCAGATACTTCCGGTGGAAGACGCGGTCGCGCTCGTTGCCGTAGATCCGGTTGGCACCGCGTTCGATCTGGCACATCGCGGTGGTCACGTTGACCAGGGAGAAGGCCAGCCCGAACCACAGGGCGACCTGCGCCCCGTCGCCCGCCGTGTGCCGGCTGCGGCGCAGCGCGTCGTCGACGACGTCGGCGCTCGGGCCCGCGGCGATCTTGCGGATCGTCAGTTCGGCGACTCTGCCGATGTTCTCGGTGTGCAGGGCGGAGGACAGGCCCACGAACGCGATGGCGAGCGGGATCAGGGCCAGTACCGTCTGGAGGGCGAGCGCACGGGAATGGCTGAACCCGTCGGCGTAGCGGAACCGGATGAACGCGTCGCGCAGCAGCGGCCAGCCGCCGTACCGGCGCAGCGACGCCAGGGCCTCGTCGGCCGAGAGCTCGTCGCCGGACATGGCACGGGTCTCCGGGACCTTCGTCGCGGTACCCATTCACTTCTCCCGGGAGGGCAGCAGGACGGTCAGGGCGCCGGGCCGGACCTCGGCGGTGAGGCGCTGGCCGGGGCCCACCGGATCCCCGTCGAGCTCCCTGGACTGCGGCGCGTCGAAGGTGAGTTCGGCCCGTCGGAAGGTGAAGAACTCCACGGGGAGCCCGTGACGGTCGTCGCCCTCGGCCGTGAGGGTGCTCGCGGTGGACGGCCGCCGGGACACGGCGCGTCCGCGCAGCAGTGTCCGGACGGCCCGCAGCCAGCCGCCGGGTCCCCGCGGGTCGAGGACGAGGAGGTCGAGCAGCCCGTCGTCGGGACGGGCGGCGGGCAGCAGGGTGACTCCGCCCTGGACGGTTCCCACGTTGGCGACGAGCACCATGCGGGCCGTGCGGCGGAAGGCGGGGGACCCGTCCAGCCGAATCGTCACCCGCATACGGGGCGTGCGCAGCGTTCCGAACCCGGCCAGCGCGTAGGCGGGCCAGCCGAGGGCGGCCTTGGCGCGAGGATCGGTGTGCTCCATCATCGCGGCGTCGAGCCCGGCCCCGGCCATGGCGGCGAACCGGGTGGCGGGCAGGCCGTCGCCCTCGATGCTTCCGAGGTCGAGCCGGCGCGGACCGCCGCTCAGCGCGGCTTCGAGCGCGGCGACCGGGGAGAGCGGCAGACCGAGATTGCGGGCCAGCAGATTGCCCGTGCCGCAGGGGACGACGGCCAGGGGAACACCGCTGCCGGCCAGGGCGTCGGCGACCGCGCGGACCGTTCCGTCCCCACCGCAGACCACGACGAGTGTCGCGCCCTCGCGGACCGCGCGGGCGCTCTGTCCGGCCCCGGGATCGTCCGCGGTGGTCTCCAGGAACATGGGCTCGCGGTGGCCGTGCCGTTCCAGGGTCCGCCGCAGTTCGTGGCGCTCGGACTCGTCGGTCACCGTGGGGTTGAGGATCACGGCGGTCGTGCCGGGGGGACGCTCGGCGACGGTCCGTGCGGAGCGTGTGCCGGACGGCCGGGCGGTCACGGACCGGTCGGCGAGCAGGGCGCGCCCCACGATCAGCAGGGACAGCCCGCCGTTGACGAGGCCGCCCAGCACGTCCGTGGGGTGGTGCATGCCCCGGTAGAGCCTGGCCGCGCCCACGAGCAGCGGCAGGAGCAGCAGCAGCCCGGCCACGACCCTGCGCCACGGCCCGCGGACCCGGGACAGCACGAGAATCGCCAGACCCGCGTAGAGCGCGGTCGCCGCCCCGGTGTGCCCGGAGGTGTAACTCGACGTGGGCGGCGACGCGTCGAGGCGGTCCACGTCCGGCCGGTTGCGGTCCACCGACTCGGTGATGGCCAGGAAGACCAGCGACTGGAGCGAGACGGCGACGGCGAGGAAGACCGCCTGACGCCACATCGGGAGGCGGGGTATCAGGAGCAGCCCCAGGCAGGCCAGCAGCGTGAGGGCGACGACCGTGAGGGTGTTGCCGGCCTCCGAGGCGATGGAGGACAGCGTGGTGAGGGTCCCGGTGCGGGCCTGTTCGAGGCGCTCGTTGACCGTGTCCTCGGCGGTCAGTGGCCAGAGTCCGCGGGCGGGACCGGTGATCAGCAGTCCGAGGCCCACCATCGACGCGGCCTGGCCCGCGGTCAGTGCGGCGACGCGGGCGGTGGTCCGGCCGGTGCCCCGGGGCAGTGCGAACGAGCGGGCGGAGCCCACGGCTTCGGCGCGGCCGCCGGTCACTTCGGCGGCTCCGTCCGGTACGGCGGTCGGCATCGGGGACTCCCAGGGGCAGCGCACTGCGGCCGTTTGCCGCCCGGGACGCGCTTCCTCCCGGGTCCACGGCCGTCTGCCCCCGATGGCCCTGGACAGGCCTGTCACGGCGTGGATCGGGACGAAAGCCCCCGGTCCTCGCGGTCGTCCCGCCCCGGGGCGGAGCCACCGCGTCGCGCCGGGAACGGCTCCGCCCCGGGCGGAGCGACCACGCGGTCGCTCCGCCCGGGGCGGTCGTCTCCGGGCGGACGGTGCCCGGCGGCCGTACGGGGACCGGTCAGCGGGCTCCGGTGCTCGGCTCAGCCGTGGTACGAGATGTAGCCGTTGCCGTCACGGTCGTTGGCCGACTTGGTGTACGAGTGGACGTCGGCACGGGCGCCGGACGACTTGTACAGGTAGATGCTGTCCTTGTCGTTGTTCCAGATGAAGTTGCAGTTCTGGCGGTAGACGACGTTGCCGGCGTCCGAGGCCGTGCCGTGGCCGCCGCGGAGCTTGATGTAGTCCCCGGGCTCCAGGTAGTGGTTCGCCGTGAAGGTGAACTTGTTGCCCGTCGCGTCCTTGACGACGTAACCCTTGAGGTTGACGGTCGTGCCGGACGAGTAGTTCTTGATGGTCAGGTACTCGCTCTTGGTGTTGCCGCTGGAGCAGTTGTTGGAGTCCCGGCCGGGCGCGTCGTACTGGACGCCCTTGATCTTCAGCGCGGACGAGTACTCCGTGGCCTGGGCCGGAGCCGTGGCGATCGCGGTGAGCGTGCCGACAGCGGCTGCGGTGACGGCCAGGGCATTGCGGATACGCATGAGGAATCCCCCCTCAGTGGTACGGATGGAGCCCCAGGAGCATACCGATGATGTGATCAACATATGACGGAGATGTGTGGGACTCGTAAGCGTCCGCCGGTCCTGGGGGCGCTGTGACTTCGCCCACCTCCTCTTGTCCCGACAAGAAAGGCATACCTAAGTTCTCTCCCATGGCCCCACAGAACCCCTCGCTTCCCACCGGCCCCGCCTCCGGGCTGGTCGAGTTCTCCGTCGACCTCACGGCCCAGGAGGTCCTGCGGCAGGCCCAGGTCCTGGCCGCCCTCGGTCCCGACTGGGACCCCATGGAGGTGATGCGCCAGGAGGAGGCCGCGTACGCGCTTCTGTACTCCGGTCTCGACGAGCGGCAGCAGCGCGTGTACGACGACCTCGTCGCGGCCGGCGTACTTCCCCGTCGCGGAGACGGCCGTGCTGCCGCTTGACCCGCAGGCGGACATCGGGCGGCGCGCCTGGGTGACCTGCCCGAACTGTGCCGACAGCCGCGGATGCGCCTCCTGCGAGCAGCGGCGGTCGTGTTCCGACCACTGGCGCTACCTGCTCTCCACCACCGGAAGCCTGCTCCACCTCCAGTGCCCCTCGTGCACCCATGTCTGGGCCCACGAGACCGGATTCGGCGCCACCCGCTCCTGGTGGAGCCGCGTCACGGGCGGCCGCCCCGGACGCTGACCCGGCGGGCCGGTATCGCGGGCGCGGGATGCGCCCACCCCCGATGACCCGCACGTCACGGCGGGGTTATCCTCAAGGGCCCCAGGCGGGTCGAACTCGTCCGACGCGCCGCTGTGGGAAGATCGCAACCCCGCACGACAGCAGTCCGGGCCCGCGCACGCCATCGCTCGAAGATTCGAGGACGCTCGCGGCCCACCGGTGAATGACGGACCGGCCCGCGCGGGTAAAGAAACTCCATGCGCATCTGCGCGAACATCCCACTGCCGAAGGACTGCCGGTCTTGGACCTCCCATACTCAGAATCTCCTGCCGCGCGACGTCCGGGACGCACGTGGACCGTCCGCATCTCCGGCCACAGCGACCGCACCGCGTCGGTCACCTGCTCCTCTCCCTGCGCCATGCCGCCGCGGTCCCGTGACCTCGCCGCGCTGCGCCGCTTCGCCGAGGCCCACGTCGGGGCCCATGCCCGCGCGGCCACCGTGCACGCGGACGCCGCCTGCGCCTGCCGGCAGACGCAGTGCGCCTCCCACGAGGGCAGTCAGGTGCACTGCATGGGCAGTGTGCTGCTGGTGCTGCGCCATGATCCGGCCATTGCCCAGGTGTGGAACCTGATGGAAGTCTGCGCCGCCTGCGCCCCGTTGATGACGCACACCCGTGTCCTGGGCCGCGCGGTGCCGCGCACCCGGACGCCGTCCACGCCCCCCGCGCCGACGGCCGCCGCCGGTGCCCCCGCGGCCGCTCCCGCGGTCCCCGGCGGATTCAGCGCCCCGAGCGGCCCCGGTTTCAACAGCGCGGACGCACCCCCGGCACCGTCACGTCGCCGTGCCGGCGGACATGGCCGCCCCCAGCCCCGGCAGGGCCGGCGGGACCAGGGAAGATCTCGCGGCTGACCACCCGGCCGGCCCGCACCGGGCCGACCCGCGGTCCCACCGCCACCGGGCCGGCCCGCGCACAGGTCGTACCGGAGGGGGCGCAAGGCCCAGGTCGGGACATTTCGTGAACAGCACCTGATCGGTTGAGAGTTCACCATCGACTGAAAGGTGTTGCATGACTTTGCGCAATTCTTGCAGGCGTTGCAAGGTGGCACGCGGCGCGGCTCCACGGCCGCCGCTCTCGCCGACCTGAAGGACGCCCCCATGTTCACCAGCAGCCGCCTCATCCATCCGCGCGGGCTCAGGACGGCTCTGGGCCTGTCCGTCGCGATCGTGGGCCTGACGGGTGCCGCCGGGGCGCCCGCCGCCGCGCGAGACGCCGGACAGGGGTTCCTCGCGGGCGATGCCGTCGACGCGACCCCCGTTCCGGACTGCGTCCACTACTACAGCGACTGGCGCTACACGACCGTCGTCAACGACTGCGACACCACCGTGGACGTCACCGTCCAGTACACCGACGGCCAGGGCGCCCCGTGCCGCACCCTGCTTCCCCGGGCGATCGCCACCTTCGCCGGCTACGGCCCCCAGCTCAACTACGTCACCGGTCTGAGCGCCTGCACACCGTCGAGCGTGTGAAGCCGCCGCACACCCGGCCGGCCCGGGCGGCGGGATTCCCCGTGCCCGTGCCAGGGTCCGCGGTCCGCGCCGGCCGAACGCCGTCACGCCGCCGGGCGGGTGCCCGGCCCCGTCACGGGCAGTGGTACGTGAGCTTCGTCGACACCGTGCGGCGCACCGGCGACAACAGGTGCAGCTCGGCGCGTGCCGCGTAGCTGCCGTCGCCCTGGAACGTCCACAACAAGTGCAGTTCCGCCTGCTTCTGGTGACGCGTCAGATCCTCGTGCAGGACGTCCGAGGAGGTGCCGTCGCTGCGGACCCAGCGGTACGTGAGTTCGCCGGGAACGCCGTTGGTGGTGACGACGCCCGTGATGTCGGCGGTCTCGTCGCAACCGGGCGAGGGTGTCACGGCGGCGACCGCGACGCTTTCCACCCCGAGGGACGGCGCGGAGCGATGCCACAGGAGAAGGGCGACGACGGCCAGCAGCACCACGGCCGGCAGCGCGTGCCGGCGCCAGGTCCGGCGGCGTACCGGCACGGCCGCGGGAGTCACGGCGACCCGGCGCATGGTGTCGGCGTTCACGCCGGGGCCGAAACGCATCAGGGTGCCCTCGACCCGGTCGGGCGCGACGGCCCCGGCCTCGGTGCCCGACAGCGCGACCGTGGGCGAACTCCCGGTGAGGGCAAGCGTGTCGGAGGAGTCCGGCCGCTGGATCCAGTGGCTGCCGAGCACGGTCGCGCTGTAGTCGTCGTCGGGGGAGTGGGCGCCCGGGGCGCCGTAGTTGTCGTTCATCGCAGGGAGCACCGCCGGGTCAGGAGCTGTTGCCAGGCGCCGCCGTCGGCGGAGGCCGGCTGGGTGCCGGCCCGGACGCCCCAGTAGCAGCCCGCTCCCTGGAACGTGTGGTCGAGGACGATGGTGTACTGGGTCGAACCGCTGCGCCGGTACGTCTCGGCCGCCCCGTCCTGGGTTCCGGCCTGCCCGCTGACCTCACCGGTGAACCACGCGACCGTGAGGGTGACCGGCCCGGTGCCGTCGGTGGTGACGGTGGCCGTCGCCGCCGCGGTCGCCGTGCCCGTCTGCCGGAACTCGCCGAAGGTGACGGACTTGACGTTGACGGTGAGGGTGGGTGACGGGGACGTCGTGGTGGGCTCGGACGTCGTCGTGGCCGGTGGCGTCGGAGGCGCCACGGTGGCCGACGGGGACGCCGAACCGGACGCCGAGGCCGACGCCGACGGTTGCGCGGTGGCGTCCGTGGCCGAACCGGAGGGCGAGGGCGAAGCCGACGCGGACGGCGAGGAGGACGGCGTCGGGGACCCGGGGTCCGCCGTCGCCGTGGGGCCGCTGTCACCGGCCGGCTGCGCGCTGGTGGTGGCCAGTGCCTCCGCGGCCCTTCGGGGCGTGCCGAAGTCCGGGGCGTGCCGGTCGACGCCGTACGTCAGCAGGATGGCCGCGACGAGCGCGGCCCCGGACACGAGCAGCGCGCGCAGACTCGGCTGCCAGGCCCGGAGCCAGTCGGGTGCCCTGCCGAGGACCGTGCGCGCCGCGTCCGTGGCGTGGCGCGGCACGGAGGGGGTGGAGGGGACCAGCAGAAGGCACAGGGCCGCGAGCGCCGCGAGTCGTCGGCGGCCGCGCTCCTCCCAGTCCGGGCCGTACGCGCCGCCGGCCGTGGCCTCGAGTTCCGCGACGAAGTCCTCGGCGTGGGCGGGCCGTTGGTCGGGAGCCTTGGCGAGGCCGCGCTGGACGAGGGAGCGGACCGGCTCGGGGACCTCGTCGGCGGGGATGACCCCGTCCACGTGCTGGAGGGCGAGTTCGGCCAGGTTCTGGCCCGTGTAGGGCTTGCGGCCGGTCAGGCACTCGAAGAACGTCGCGGTCGCGGCGTACACGTCGGCGGCGGGTGAGGCGGGGGCGCCGGTCCACTGCTCGGGAGCCATGTACGACGGCGTGCCCGCGATGCCGGCCGTGGTGCCGTCGGAGGCGGCGATCCCGAAGTCGACGAGTTTCGACGTGCCGTCGGTGCGGACGAGGACGTTCTCCGGCTTGTAGTCACGGTGGACGACGCCGATGCGGTGGGCGTCGGCGAGGCCGAGCAGAGAACCCTTGAGAAGGACGAGGGCGGCTTCCGGATCGAGGGGAGCCTGCCGGCCGAGCAGGGCCCGCAGACACACCCCGTCCACCAGTTCCATGACGATGGCCGCGCCCTCGGGCCCCTCCACGTACTCGTAGAGGCCGGCCACATGGTCGCTGCGCAGCCCGCCGAGCAGCCGGGCCTCCGCCCGGAACTCCTGCACGAAGCCCGGACGCGTGCGCAGCGACTCGCTGAGGTACTTGACCGCGACCGGATGGCCGGTCTCCTCGTGCACGGCCAGCGCGACGCGTCCGCTCGCCCCCGAACCGAGCTCGCGGGACTCGGTGTAGCCCGGTACCGCCCAACCGCTCATGACCCATGCCTCCCCGGGACGTGGGGCCCGTGAGGCATTCCGGTGCCCCCGCGCTCCAGTCGTGTGCTGTGAGACACGATCGGGGCCGCTTCGGTTGCAGGCGGCGTGGAACGGATCGCCCGGTGTCCGTCACCCCAGTTCGGCGAGGTCCTCGGCGGTCAGTTCGAGTGCTCCGGCGGCGATGTTCTCCTCCAGGTGTGCCAGGGAGCCGGTGCCGGGGATGAGGAGGATGTTGGGCGACCGGGCCAGCAGCCAGGCCAGGGCCACCTGGGGTGTGGTCGCCCGGTGGCGGGCGGCCACGGCCTCCAGGTGCTCGGCGGTGACCGGCTGGAAGCCGCCGACCGGGAAGAAGGGGACGTAGGCGACGCCGGCCTCCGCACAGGCATCGACCAGGGGATCGTCACCGCGCTGGGACAGGTTGTAGAGGTTCTGGACACAGGAGATCGGCGCGGTCTTGCGGGCCTCGGCGAACTGGTCGGCCGAGATGTTGGAAACGCCCAGATGCCGGATCAGGCCCTCGTCCCGCAGCGCCAGCAGCGCTTCCAGCGGCTCGGCCAGGGAAGCCCCGCCGGCTTCGCCGACATCACCCATCCGGAGGTTCACCACGTCCATCCGGTCCAGGCCGAGTGAGCTGAGGTTCGCCTCGATACCACGGCGCAGATTGCCGGCGGTCAGGCCCGTCATCCGGTCCGCGGGCAGGGCGATGTCGGCGCCCTCCACCAGGGCGCCCACCTTGGTCACGATCACCAGGTCGTCCGGGTAGGGGTGCAGTGCCTCCCGGATCAGCTCGTTCGCCGACACCCCGTCACGTGCGTAGTAGTACGAGGTGTCGATGTGGTTCACCCCGAGCTCCACGGCACGGCGCAGAATGCCCAGTGAGGTGTCCCGGTCCGGCCGCTCGCCCCGCGGCCAGCCGGTCAGCTTCATCGCGCCGTAGCCGATGCGCGCGACGCCCAAGTCGCCGCCGAGTTCCCATCGTTCAGTCGTCACGACCACCACCCTAGGTCCTGTCGTCCGGCCTGCCGCGTACGGCCCGCGTCCGCACGGCGCGCGACACTCCGATGCGCGCCCTGTGCGAGGCGTTCCCGTGAGTCGGTCGAGGACAAGCCGGGGCATACACGAGACGCTGCCCCTGAGTACCGTCCGGACCCGACAACCGAGTCGCCTCCGTTTCCCGGCCCGCACCGCCGCGGCCCCGCACCAAGGAGTCACCCGTGACCGAGTCACCTTCGACCTCGGCAGCCGACGACGCGTACCGCTTCGAGGACCTGCGCGCGCTGTTCATCAACTGCACCCTCAAGCCGGCACCTCAGCTGAGCCACACCGAAGGGCTGGTCGACAAGAGCAGCGCGATCATGGAGGCGCAGGGAGTCACCACCGAGGTCGTACGCGCCGTCGACCACGACATCGCCCCGGGCGTCTACCCGGACATGACCGAACACGGATTCGCCACGGACGACTGGCCCGCCATTCAGGAGCGGGTGATGGCCGCCGACATCCTCGTCCTCGCCGGGCCGATCTGGCTCGGTGACAACAGCTCGGTCACCAAGCAGGTCGTCGAGCGGCTCTACAGTGGTTCGGGAGTGCTCAACTCCGCGGGTCAGTACGCCTACTACGGGCGTGTCGGCGGCTGTCTGATCACCGGCAACGAGGACGGTGTGAAGCACTGCGCGATGAACCTCCTCTACAGCCTCCAGCACCTCGGCTACACCATCCCGCCGCAGGCCGACGCCGGCTGGATCGGGCCGGCGGGGCCCGGCCCCTCGTATCTCGACCCGGGTTCGGGCGGTCCCGAGAACGACTTCACCAATCGCAATACCACCTTCATGACCTGGAACCTGATGCACATGGCGGCCCTGCTGAAGCGGTCCGGCGGCATCCCCGCCCACGGCAACCAGCGTTCGCGATGGGACGCGGGCTGCCGCCCGGACGCCCCGAATCCCGACTACCGCTGAGGCAGGGACTGCGGGCGGACGGTCCTGTGCCGGACACCGGCGGCGTCGACGGTTGTCCGGCACAGGGGCGTCGACGGTTGTCCGGCACGGGAACGGGAAACGCGGGCCGCCGGTGCCGCCGGCCGGCCGGGCGCCGGACTCAGGGCGCGGGCCAGTTGCGCAGCAGGGCGTCGAGGGCGTCCAGGACGCGCGCCCAGCTTTCCCCCGAGTCAGGGGCGCTGTGGCTGAAGCCTCCACTCGACTCCAGGCTCACATAGCCGTGGAACACACTGCCCAGCATCCGGACCGCGTGAGTCTCGTCCGGTTCCGTGAGGTCGTAGCCCCGCAGGATCGCCCGCATCATCCGCGCGTGCTTGACGCCCGCGCTCGCCGCCGCGGTCTCGGGGTCGAGCCTGAGCTGTGCGGCGGCGTAGCGGCCGGGGTGTTCCCTGGCGTAGTCGCGGTAGACGTTCGCGAAGGCGGTCAGCGCGTCCCGGCCGGCCCGGCCCGCCAGCGCGGCGGCACCCCTCTCGGCGAGTTCGTCCAGGGCGAGCAGGGCGATGCGGGTCCTGAGGTCCTGTGAGTTCCTGACGTGCGAGTACAGGCTCGCCACCTTGACGTCGAACCGCCTGGCCAGCGCCGAGACGGTCACCTGATCGAAGCCGACCTCGTCGGCCAGCTCCGCCCCCGCTTGTGTGAGGCGTTCGGTGTTCAGTCCCGCGCGGCCCATGTCCTTCCTCTCCCTCGGCGTAACCGATTATGCATTTGCCTAAAGCTTATAGGCAAATTACCGTGAGTTGTATGAAGCCGTTGACCGAGCAAGAGATCCGTACCGCGTTCGTGAACTGCACCAAGGGTGAGGCGAAGCGCCTCTCCGTCCCGCGCGATCTGGCGGAACGGCCCTGGGACGACCTGGACTACCTCGGCTGGCGGGACCCCCAGGCGCCCGACCGCACCTACGTCGTGGCCGAGTCGGGTGGCGGTCTGAAGGGCCTCGTGCTGCGCTGCCCCAGCGCGACGGTGGGGCAGTTGCGGCGCAGCATGTGCTCGATGTGTGTGACCACCCACACCGGAGGCGTCTCCCTGATGGTCGCGCCCAAGGCGGGCAAGGCCGGGCAGCAGGGCAACTCGGTCGGTGCCTACATCTGCAGCGACCTCGCCTGTTCGCTGTATGTGCGGGGCAAGCGGGACGCGGGCGCCGGAGGGCGGATGCACGAGTCGCTGACGCTGGAGGAGAAGATCCAGCGGACCGTGGCGAACCTCGCGGCGTTCATCGCCAAGGTGACGGCCTGACCGTGCGTCGGACGGCGGCGGGCCGCGGCGCGAACGCCGCGGCCGCGGCACCGGACTTCACCGGCTCCCGCGGGACCTCGTCAGGTCCTCGCGGCGGCGGGGACCGCCTTCGGGAGAGGGCGCATCAAGGGGGTGTGGTGCGTGGTCGCACGGGACACACGCCGAGGGTCCTCGCGAGCGCTTGACCGTTCGCCCACAGGGCCCGGGAGGCCGCGTGGACGCACAAGTCCCGCACGGCGAACCGGGGGCGATCCGTTCAGGCGCCGTCCGTCTTCGCCTCTGCCTCGACCTTCGCCTCCGCCTTCGCCGGCTGTTCCGTGCCGGGCGACGGCTCTTCGGCGTCGACGGCCGTGTAGAACACGGAAGTGCCCTGCTTGGCGCGGTGGGCATGGCTCTTGGCCACGAGGTTCTCGAGGGTGGTCCGGACGACATTGGTCTGGATGCGACGCTCGGGGTGGGTCTGGCCCAGTGCCGTGGAGACCTCGGCGGCGGAGCGCGGTTCCCGCTGCTCCGTGAGATAGCGGCGGATGAGTTCGATGAGGGTGGGCTGTGCCGAGGCGGCCTCGGCCGCGGGCTTCCCGGCCGCGGACGTCCGCGGCGTCGTGGCCTTCGCGCTGTCGGCCTTCCTGGTCCGTGCGCGCTTGCCCTCGGCGGACTTGCCGGGAGTCTTCTGACGGGGCACCGAGGTCGCCGCCGTCGGCTCGGGGCCGGTCTCGACGGGCGCGGTGGTGGCCCCCAGCGCCTGATGCAGGTTGGTCAGGACCGCGTGGTCGTGGCGCAGAGCGTTCAACTGCTCCTGAAGCGCCTCCATTTCCCCACCGATGCGCTCCTGTTCCTTGGCGTTGCGCTCCAGGTCGGCGACCACCTGGGCCGTGTACTGCGATGTCAGTTCGGTGGGAGTCTTGGTGTCGGGCACGATGGGACCTCTCTTCGATGCGCGGTCGCACATGAACACACCGGGAAGGTGCCGTGGGGCAGGGCGTGTTGGTGTCGACCGGGCTGCATGGCTGGGCGACCGCACGTGGTGCGTATGCCCCGGCTTACAGATAGTACGGACAGTGTTGGCCCGTTGTTCCTTTCGCGTGCGGGTTCGCCCCAAAGGGGAGTTCGGGTCGTTCCGCGGGACCGACTCCCTCCGCGCCGTCCGGGCCCGGTTCCGGGCACATGAGTGCCCTGCCCGAACTCCTCGGCTGGGCAGGCGTGGAGGGCCGCCGCGATGTGCCGAAGCGATCGGTGACGGTGCTGACTGTACGCATGTCCCGTGGGTACACGACCCGTACGGGAGACACGGACGACACCGGCGGAAGCGAGGTCGCGTCATGGCGGTCAAGGCGATGGGCTGGGCGCACTCGTTCCCGGTCTCCGGAGGGGTGAGCGCCGGGCGACGCTGGACCCGTGGGCACCTGGAGTCCCTGGCGTGGACGGCGGAGGAGCCCGAGACGGTGGACGCCGTCGTGCTGACGGTCTCCGAGCTGCTCACCAACGCCCACATCCACGCCCGGAGCGACGCCCACCTCGTTCTCACCTGGGACGGCGACTGCCTGCACGTGAGTGTCCACGACGAGGACTCCACACCGCCGCTCCAGCGTGACCCGGAGCCGGGAGCGCTGTCCGGCCGCGGGGTGGGCATCGTGCGGATGCTCGCCGACGGGTGGGAGATGAAATGCCAGCGGCACGGGAAGACGGTCACGGCGTGTTTCCGTCCGTCAGGCGCCCGGCAGCGCGGTGACGGCGGCTGAGGCCTGCTTCCTCCCCGCCGGCGCCCCGAACTGCGTACGGCGAGTCCGCCGGAGTCCGCCCGGACGGCCCCGCCCGCCGGGCGTGGCCCCGGCCCGCCGCCTATCGTGAACGGGTGAGTGGCTCCAGCGTTCCGCCCGAGCGCGGGGATGGCGCACACCGGCCGGAACATCAGCGGACCGACTACGCGGGTGCCATCTACGGCTCCATCCTGGCCGCCTCCGTGGTGGCCACGGCCGGAACGACGGGGGAGTACCCGCGGCTCGAGGCCGTCGTGCTGCTGGTGGTCACCGGCCTGGTGTTCTGGGCGACCCATGTCTACGTGCAGATCGTCGGGGAACGCATCGTCGGCCAGCGCTGGTCGCTGCGCCAGATCCGCCGGATCGGCACGCACGAGTGGTCCATCGTCGAGGCGGCCACCCTTCCCGCCGCCGCCGTGGCCCTCAGCGCCGTCTTCGGGACGAGCGTGGGCACGGGCCTGTGGATCGCCCTGGGCATCGCCGTGGCCCAGCAGATCATGTGGGCGTGCCTCGGAGCAGTCCGCGCCGGCGCCTCCCGCGGGCTGGTCGTCGCCGAGGGCTTCGTCAACCTGGCCCTCGGCCTGATCATCGTCGCCGCCAAGGTCGTCCTGCACTGAGCACGCGCGAACACCCAGGAACGATCATGAACACTCATGAACACCCCCGAACGCGGACGACTCGTTAGCCTGGAGCGGAGGGGGAGGCTCGGGTGACGGCCCAGAGGAGGCCGGTATGGCCAGCACGGCGGACATGAACTCCGGGGTCGGAGCCGACGGCGGGACCCATGGCGCGCCCGGTGGCCCGTACGGCACGGGCACCCCCCGCTACCTGCCGATCGCCGACCACGGCCTGATCGGCGACCTGCGCAGCGCTGCGCTGGTCGGCACCGACGGCACCATCGACTGGTA includes:
- a CDS encoding FBP domain-containing protein yields the protein MKPLTEQEIRTAFVNCTKGEAKRLSVPRDLAERPWDDLDYLGWRDPQAPDRTYVVAESGGGLKGLVLRCPSATVGQLRRSMCSMCVTTHTGGVSLMVAPKAGKAGQQGNSVGAYICSDLACSLYVRGKRDAGAGGRMHESLTLEEKIQRTVANLAAFIAKVTA
- a CDS encoding flavodoxin family protein, with protein sequence MTESPSTSAADDAYRFEDLRALFINCTLKPAPQLSHTEGLVDKSSAIMEAQGVTTEVVRAVDHDIAPGVYPDMTEHGFATDDWPAIQERVMAADILVLAGPIWLGDNSSVTKQVVERLYSGSGVLNSAGQYAYYGRVGGCLITGNEDGVKHCAMNLLYSLQHLGYTIPPQADAGWIGPAGPGPSYLDPGSGGPENDFTNRNTTFMTWNLMHMAALLKRSGGIPAHGNQRSRWDAGCRPDAPNPDYR
- a CDS encoding TetR/AcrR family transcriptional regulator, with the protein product MGRAGLNTERLTQAGAELADEVGFDQVTVSALARRFDVKVASLYSHVRNSQDLRTRIALLALDELAERGAAALAGRAGRDALTAFANVYRDYAREHPGRYAAAQLRLDPETAAASAGVKHARMMRAILRGYDLTEPDETHAVRMLGSVFHGYVSLESSGGFSHSAPDSGESWARVLDALDALLRNWPAP
- a CDS encoding ATP-binding protein — protein: MAVKAMGWAHSFPVSGGVSAGRRWTRGHLESLAWTAEEPETVDAVVLTVSELLTNAHIHARSDAHLVLTWDGDCLHVSVHDEDSTPPLQRDPEPGALSGRGVGIVRMLADGWEMKCQRHGKTVTACFRPSGARQRGDGG